The Terriglobia bacterium genome includes the window CGCTCGGCCATGCGACGGCGGAAATTGGAGCGACCGGGACCGCGCCATCCAAATCCGCCGAAGAGGATCCGGCACAGCGCCAGCATCCCAAGCGCTTGCCAGAAGGTAATCTGGCGCCAGCCGAAGAGCGGCGGCAGCAGCCAATTCCACAGATGCAGCACCAGTTCGCCGCCAATAAAGACAAATAGCAGCATCCCCAGGATCGCCAGCGGAGCAATGAAAATCAGTCTCATCCATCTCGGTCTCATGTTTAGTCCCTCACGCTTTGGTAAATTCGTCGTGAATGTCTTGCAATCGCTCGCGGAGATGCAGCACCGCATAGCGTTTGCGGGAGAGCAGGGTGTTCAGGCTCACGCCGGTCTCGGCGGCCATCTCCTTGAAGCTGCGCCCTTCCAACTCGTGCGCTACAAACACCTCGCGCTGCTCCTCCGGCAACTCGTCGACGGCCAACTCGAGTTCATCGAGAAGCAGGTTGCGGACGTAAAGCGCCTCCGGTCCGGCATCGGGCGAAGGCAGCAGGTCTTCCACCTGCAGCAGTTCGCCGTCTTCGTCGGCGACGGCGGTATCGCTGAAGCTCTCCGGCTTCTTCCTGCG containing:
- a CDS encoding sigma-70 family RNA polymerase sigma factor, which codes for MALEQDQRISEVVKREQSRLRNFIRRRVPDPRDAEDILQDVFYKLVEANRLLMPIEHVTGWLFRVARNRITDLFRRKKPESFSDTAVADEDGELLQVEDLLPSPDAGPEALYVRNLLLDELELAVDELPEEQREVFVAHELEGRSFKEMAAETGVSLNTLLSRKRYAVLHLRERLQDIHDEFTKA